The Argopecten irradians isolate NY chromosome 6, Ai_NY, whole genome shotgun sequence genome has a window encoding:
- the LOC138325594 gene encoding transmembrane protein 14C-like isoform X2, whose amino-acid sequence MPVDYVSVAYAVTVAAGGILGYTRAGSVPSLAAGVICGGLMGYGAYQTTQDPKNVMLSLVTCCILALVMGSRFYGSGKFMPAGLVLILSVLMVARFGYRLTQK is encoded by the exons atgcccgttgATTATGTCAGCGTTGCGTATGCAGTTACAGTAGCTGCTGGAGGTATCCTAGGCTATACTAGAGCTG GCAGTGTGCCATCCTTGGCTGCGGGAGTAATATGTGGAGGACTGATGGGGTATGGTGCCTACCAAACAACACAGGATCCTAAAAATGTCATGCTGTCTCTTG TGACCTGTTGTATTCTGGCTCTAGTCATGGGATCCAGGTTTTATGGCTCAGGGAAGTTCATGCCTGCTGGTCTTGTATTGATTTTGAG TGTACTCATGGTAGCCAGATTTGGATACAGATTGACCCAGAAGTGA
- the LOC138325588 gene encoding proteasome assembly chaperone 3-like — MDTPSEGMTTASGFPVKTTQKAVTVNNQKTEILCSHFADKLFVIVTQFNKMGNLIELTRDAAVNDAITPSRPSYSTKVLMGRDEPLMHVLAKNVLGKLDIKKPVMLALALKDESPKTVALLSEEIKGIV; from the exons ATGGACACCCCCAGTGAAGGCATGACTACTGCTAGTGGGTTTCCAGTAAAAACAACACAA AAAGCTGTGACGGTGAACAACCAGAAGACAGAAATCTTATGTAGCCACTTTGCAGACAAACTTTTTGTGATTGTCACACAATTCAACAAAATGGGAAATTTG attgaACTGACACGAGATGCTGCTGTAAATGATGCTATCACCCCTTCCAGACCTTCTTATTCCACAAAGGTGCTCATGGGACGAGATGAG CCTTTGATGCATGTGCTTGCTAAGAATGTACTTGGTAAGTTGGACATTAAGAAGCCTGTGATGTTGGCCTTGGCTCTGAAGGATGAATCTCCTAAAACTGTGGCCCTTCTTAGTGAGGAAATCAAGGGAATAGTGTAG
- the LOC138325592 gene encoding p21-activated protein kinase-interacting protein 1-like → MEVVVGTYDEVLLGYKIIKVDEAYQFEQSFTDHSHMGCVKALAVSKKGILASGSTDEAIRLINLKKRTELGSLMQHSGTVTCLQFHHGSHMFSASEDGTIGMWKYFTWECLKTLRGHTSAVNYISVHPSGRLALSVGRDKTLRTWNLITGRSAYTTNIKQEASHVVWSPNGNHYAVVFNTRIDIYNTQTAEVISTVKTIQRVNDLVFISKTTLVYGGEGGQVYFYNITKNTTIHNFDSETNRIRALTTVPSPVEEGEETDENSHWLFTASSDGHIKIFQVQINEDEVDTSLVISHNTTFRVTCMAVSLFKSKPKEAKEKNVTNKKVTDVPLTIDTDDETEDKPPENKSPVVDKKMKKAKKASKKRKAEMGTQDSGVSVSQDVDSEDEKPKFKGKKMKFDNSKKDKTEKKMKTKKDIEQKLKKKKDAAKSKCQVIYPEGKKKKKKTKP, encoded by the exons GCTTACCAGTTTGAACAGAGTTTTACCGACCACTCGCACATGGGATGTGTCAAAGCCTTGGCAGTATCAAAGAAGGGGATCCTAGCGTCTGGCAGCACAGACGAGGCAATCCGGCTAATTAACCTGAAGAAGAGGACAGAACTTGGCTCCTTAATGCAGCATTCAG GTACAGTGACATGTCTACAGTTCCACCATGGTAGTCACATGTTCAGTGCTAGCGAGGATGGTACCATAGGGATGTGGAAGTACTTTACATGGGAATGTCTGAAAACTCTCCGAGGGCACAC GTCTGCTGTTAACTACATTTCTGTCCATCCAAGTGGAAGGCTAGCTCTGTCAGTAGGTCGTGATAAAACACTCCGTACCTGGAACCTGATAACAGGCCGATCAGCCTACACAACAAACATTAAACAAG AAGCATCCCATGTAGTATGGTCCCCCAACGGTAACCACTATGCTGTCGTCTTCAACACCagaatagatatatacaacacacag ACTGCAGAAGTCATCAGTACAGTGAAAACCATACAGAGAGTCAATGATCTGGTATTTATTTCT AAAACAACATTAGTGTATGGAGGTGAGGGAGGACAGGTGTatttctacaacatcaccaagAACACCACCATACATAACTTTGACTCAGAAACTAACAG AATCCGTGCCCTGACCACTGTACCTTCACCAGTGGAGGAAGGTGAAGAGACTGATGAAAATAGCCATTGGCTGTTTACAGCGTCTAGTGACGGCCACATCAAAATATTCCAAGTACAGATTAATGAG GATGAAGTGGATACATCTCTTGTTATTTCCCACAATACAACCTTCAGGGTGACGTGTATGGCAGTGTCCTTGTTCAAAAGCAAGCCCAAAGAAGCCAAAGAGAAGAATGTGACTAACAAAAAAGTGACAGATGTACCACTAACGATTGACACTGATGATGAAACAGAGGACAAACCACCTGAAAACAAATCTCCTGTTGTTGATAAAAAGATGAAAAAGGCAAAGAAAGCCTCAAAGAAAAGAAAGGCCGAAATGGGAACACAAGATTCTGGAGTTTCTGTGTCGCAAGATGTAGACAGTGAAGATGAAAAGCCAAAATTCAaaggaaagaaaatgaaatttgataattCTAAAAAAGACAAAactgaaaagaaaatgaaaacaaagaaagacATTGAACAGAAACTGAAAAAGAAGAAAGACGCTGCAAAATCCAAATGTCAAGTAATCTATCCTGAGggtaaaaagaagaaaaagaaaacaaaaccctga
- the LOC138325590 gene encoding uncharacterized protein isoform X2, whose protein sequence is MASREHLNKLSVAVLRSLAAEYGVDVLKKKKADLINDLISCKAPVSVLTPVVNRSTDEISIQTPVYREESLPPFNQVTYVKDAQYPVVTFSDIYDFMVARRRDSGECVSNFKGLDRAVKHFSAGDVNVIGTAKVTDKVIYIKGTCQASMKKHVYDVYVCLSSTGASSASIDYGYCQCPVGLAQTCSHMGSMLFALSNATSATTDTCSSTSRLCEWNIPRHSVKPKPMSELKTGKPTLMPASMDPVQTDDSSALPCMSAFDPRHTSTRGNDVERTLKHLTDLKAVFPNTGLAHLWNIPDTAPDASIEMEVSSTIDPMFLEMEKMLFTNACKENLPSLSISAELVSFIEHHTRDQRVSQMWKDLHIGRLTSSIFGDVLSAGDNPKSLVKRILNGSNLDSYDALPPAVQWGIDCESKAREQYTHLQKMVNPNITFEVENTGLTLCETHSFLGASSDGRVIEGDRSGVLEVKCPYSVKGIKVNQMEVQDIVALNSNDFCLECVEEEVQLRRKHKYYSQVQGEMAIMSLPFCDFVVWTGAQKNNIFVERINFDIDYVNAMMPKLVEFYIKHISPVFYQ, encoded by the exons ATGGCGAGCCGCgaacatttgaacaaactgaGCGTCGCCGTATTGAGGTCGTTAGCTGCAGAATATGGAGTTGACGTACTAAAGAAGAAAAAAGCTGATCTGATCAACGACCTGATATCATGTAAAGCTCCTGTTTCTGTATTAACGCCAGTAGTCAACAGATCAACTGATGAGATATCGATACAGACACCTGTGTACCGTGAGGAAAGTTTACCCCCATTCAACCAGGTCACATATGTCAAAGATGCGCAATACCCTGTGGTTACTTTTAGTGACATATATGACTTTATGGTGGCCCGTAGGAGGGACAGTGGCGAATGTGTGAGCAATTTTAAGGGTCTGGATAGAGCTGTGAAGCACTTCAGCGCAGGAGATGTGAATGTTATAGGCACAGCAAAG GTGACCGATAAAGTCATATACATCAAAGGAACCTGTCAAGCATCTATGAAGAAGCATGTCtatgatgtatatgtgtgtctGTCCAGCACAGGAGCTAGCTCTGCTTCCATAGATTATGGATACTGTCAGTGTCCTGTTGG TTTAGCACAGACATGCAGTCATATGGGGAGTATGCTGTTTGCCTTAAGCAATGCAACAAGTGCAACAACTGATACATGCAGTTCAACTTCCAGGCTGTGCGAATGGAATATCCCTCGCCATTCTGTTAAACCAAAGCCAATGAGTGAACTGAAAACAG GAAAACCAACATTGATGCCTGCAAGCATGGATCCTGTGCAAACAGATGACAGCAGTGCGCTGCCTTGCATGTCAGCATTTGACCCGAGACATACATCAACCCGTGGCAATGATGTTGAAAGAACACTAAAGCACTTGACAGATTTAAAAGCTGTATTTCCAAATACTG gGTTAGCACATTTGTGGAATATACCAGACACTGCCCCAGATGCTTCTATTGAAATGGAGGTCAGTTCCACAATAGACCCCATGTTTCTGGAGATGGAAAAAATGCTGTTTACAAATGCCTGTAAAGAAAATT TACCCTCGTTGAGCATAAGTGCAGAACTGGTCAGTTTCATAGAGCATCATACAAGAGACCAGAGGGTATCACAGATGTGGAAAGACTTGCATATTGGCCGCCTGACCAGTTCCATATTTGGAGATGTCTTGAGTGCAGGTGACAACCCAAAGTCTTTAGTAAAAAGGATCTTAAATGGATCAAATCTTGACAG CTATGATGCACTACCACCTGCTGTACAGTGGGGCATTGACTGCGAAAGTAAGGCTAGAGAACAGTACACACACCTGCAGAAAATGGTCAACCCCAACATCACTTTCGAGGTGGAAAATACTGGCTTGACATTGTGTGAAACTCATTCATTTCTGGGTGCATCCAGTGATGGCAGAGTAATTGAAGGTGACAGAAGTGGGGTGTTGGAAGTGAAATGTCCATACTCGGTCAAGGGGATTAAGGTTAACCAAATGGAGGTACAGGATATTGTTGCCTTGAACAGTAATGACTTCTGCCTTGAGTGTGTAGAGGAAGAGGTACAGTTAAGGCGAAAACACAAGTATTATTCCCAGGTACAGGGGGAAATGGCAATCATGTCTTTGCCATTTTGTGACTTTGTTGTGTGGACAGGTGCACAAAAGAACAACATCTTTGTTGAaagaattaattttgatattgattatGTCAATGCAATGATGCCCAAACTTGTGGAATTTTATATTAAGCATATTTCCCCAGTGTTTTACCagtaa
- the LOC138325590 gene encoding uncharacterized protein isoform X1, which yields MASREHLNKLSVAVLRSLAAEYGVDVLKKKKADLINDLISCKAPVSVLTPVVNRSTDEISIQTPVYREESLPPFNQVTYVKDAQYPVVTFSDIYDFMVARRRDSGECVSNFKGLDRAVKHFSAGDVNVIGTAKVTDKVIYIKGTCQASMKKHVYDVYVCLSSTGASSASIDYGYCQCPVGLAQTCSHMGSMLFALSNATSATTDTCSSTSRLCEWNIPRHSVKPKPMSELKTGKPTLMPASMDPVQTDDSSALPCMSAFDPRHTSTRGNDVERTLKHLTDLKAVFPNTGIYQQNNSNNNRLAHLWNIPDTAPDASIEMEVSSTIDPMFLEMEKMLFTNACKENLPSLSISAELVSFIEHHTRDQRVSQMWKDLHIGRLTSSIFGDVLSAGDNPKSLVKRILNGSNLDSYDALPPAVQWGIDCESKAREQYTHLQKMVNPNITFEVENTGLTLCETHSFLGASSDGRVIEGDRSGVLEVKCPYSVKGIKVNQMEVQDIVALNSNDFCLECVEEEVQLRRKHKYYSQVQGEMAIMSLPFCDFVVWTGAQKNNIFVERINFDIDYVNAMMPKLVEFYIKHISPVFYQ from the exons ATGGCGAGCCGCgaacatttgaacaaactgaGCGTCGCCGTATTGAGGTCGTTAGCTGCAGAATATGGAGTTGACGTACTAAAGAAGAAAAAAGCTGATCTGATCAACGACCTGATATCATGTAAAGCTCCTGTTTCTGTATTAACGCCAGTAGTCAACAGATCAACTGATGAGATATCGATACAGACACCTGTGTACCGTGAGGAAAGTTTACCCCCATTCAACCAGGTCACATATGTCAAAGATGCGCAATACCCTGTGGTTACTTTTAGTGACATATATGACTTTATGGTGGCCCGTAGGAGGGACAGTGGCGAATGTGTGAGCAATTTTAAGGGTCTGGATAGAGCTGTGAAGCACTTCAGCGCAGGAGATGTGAATGTTATAGGCACAGCAAAG GTGACCGATAAAGTCATATACATCAAAGGAACCTGTCAAGCATCTATGAAGAAGCATGTCtatgatgtatatgtgtgtctGTCCAGCACAGGAGCTAGCTCTGCTTCCATAGATTATGGATACTGTCAGTGTCCTGTTGG TTTAGCACAGACATGCAGTCATATGGGGAGTATGCTGTTTGCCTTAAGCAATGCAACAAGTGCAACAACTGATACATGCAGTTCAACTTCCAGGCTGTGCGAATGGAATATCCCTCGCCATTCTGTTAAACCAAAGCCAATGAGTGAACTGAAAACAG GAAAACCAACATTGATGCCTGCAAGCATGGATCCTGTGCAAACAGATGACAGCAGTGCGCTGCCTTGCATGTCAGCATTTGACCCGAGACATACATCAACCCGTGGCAATGATGTTGAAAGAACACTAAAGCACTTGACAGATTTAAAAGCTGTATTTCCAAATACTGGTATatatcaacaaaacaacagTAACAATAACA gGTTAGCACATTTGTGGAATATACCAGACACTGCCCCAGATGCTTCTATTGAAATGGAGGTCAGTTCCACAATAGACCCCATGTTTCTGGAGATGGAAAAAATGCTGTTTACAAATGCCTGTAAAGAAAATT TACCCTCGTTGAGCATAAGTGCAGAACTGGTCAGTTTCATAGAGCATCATACAAGAGACCAGAGGGTATCACAGATGTGGAAAGACTTGCATATTGGCCGCCTGACCAGTTCCATATTTGGAGATGTCTTGAGTGCAGGTGACAACCCAAAGTCTTTAGTAAAAAGGATCTTAAATGGATCAAATCTTGACAG CTATGATGCACTACCACCTGCTGTACAGTGGGGCATTGACTGCGAAAGTAAGGCTAGAGAACAGTACACACACCTGCAGAAAATGGTCAACCCCAACATCACTTTCGAGGTGGAAAATACTGGCTTGACATTGTGTGAAACTCATTCATTTCTGGGTGCATCCAGTGATGGCAGAGTAATTGAAGGTGACAGAAGTGGGGTGTTGGAAGTGAAATGTCCATACTCGGTCAAGGGGATTAAGGTTAACCAAATGGAGGTACAGGATATTGTTGCCTTGAACAGTAATGACTTCTGCCTTGAGTGTGTAGAGGAAGAGGTACAGTTAAGGCGAAAACACAAGTATTATTCCCAGGTACAGGGGGAAATGGCAATCATGTCTTTGCCATTTTGTGACTTTGTTGTGTGGACAGGTGCACAAAAGAACAACATCTTTGTTGAaagaattaattttgatattgattatGTCAATGCAATGATGCCCAAACTTGTGGAATTTTATATTAAGCATATTTCCCCAGTGTTTTACCagtaa
- the LOC138325594 gene encoding transmembrane protein 14C-like isoform X1 yields the protein MPVDYVSVAYAVTVAAGGILGYTRAGSVPSLAAGVICGGLMGYGAYQTTQDPKNVMLSLVVSGLLLTVMGSRFYKTQKIMPAGVVAGLSVLMVARFGYRLTQK from the exons atgcccgttgATTATGTCAGCGTTGCGTATGCAGTTACAGTAGCTGCTGGAGGTATCCTAGGCTATACTAGAGCTG GCAGTGTGCCATCCTTGGCTGCGGGAGTAATATGTGGAGGACTGATGGGGTATGGTGCCTACCAAACAACACAGGATCCTAAAAATGTCATGCTGTCTCTTG TTGTTAGTGGCCTCCTGTTGACGGTCATGGGGTCAAGGTTCTACAAAACACAGAAGATCATGCCCGCAGGAGTGGTAGCTGGTCTGAG TGTACTCATGGTAGCCAGATTTGGATACAGATTGACCCAGAAGTGA